One Paracidovorax avenae ATCC 19860 genomic region harbors:
- a CDS encoding response regulator produces MRILIAEDDQVLADGLLRTLRGSGAAVDHVASGSDADTVLATTQEFDLLILDLGLPRMHGLDVLKRLRGRGSALPVLILTAADSVDERVKGLDYGADDYMAKPFSLQELEARVRALTRRGMGATSSTIRHGPLVYDQAGRMATIDGKLVELSARELGLLEVLLQRAGRLVSKEQLVERLCEWGEEVSNNAIEVYIHRLRKKIERGPIRIATVRGLGYCLEKVAA; encoded by the coding sequence ATGCGCATCCTCATTGCCGAAGACGATCAGGTTCTGGCGGATGGCCTGCTGCGCACGCTGCGGGGTTCCGGCGCCGCGGTGGACCATGTGGCGAGCGGCAGCGATGCCGACACCGTGCTCGCGACGACGCAGGAATTCGACCTGCTGATCCTCGACCTCGGCCTGCCGCGCATGCATGGGCTGGACGTGCTCAAGCGGCTGCGTGGCCGCGGTTCGGCGCTGCCGGTGCTGATCCTCACGGCGGCCGACAGCGTCGACGAGCGCGTGAAAGGCCTGGACTACGGCGCCGACGACTACATGGCCAAGCCCTTCTCGCTGCAGGAACTGGAGGCGCGCGTGCGCGCCCTCACGCGCCGCGGCATGGGCGCCACCAGCAGCACCATCCGGCACGGCCCGCTCGTCTATGACCAGGCAGGGCGCATGGCCACCATCGATGGCAAGCTGGTCGAGCTGTCCGCCCGCGAACTGGGCCTGCTGGAAGTGCTGCTGCAGCGTGCCGGGCGGCTGGTGAGCAAGGAGCAACTGGTGGAGCGGCTCTGCGAGTGGGGCGAGGAAGTGAGCAACAACGCCATCGAGGTGTACATCCACCGCCTGCGCAAGAAGATCGAGCGCGGGCCGATCCGCATCGCCACGGTGCGGGGGCTGGGCTACTGCCTGGAGAAGGTCGCCGCCTAG
- a CDS encoding MarR family winged helix-turn-helix transcriptional regulator, translating to MAFSPYPQPPSATLATRDDAWRLTHLGRLLGHAMRRFDARVLELMAHDVQVPLALSHLAARDQVSAAHIHITRHLSLQGDRLTDLAARAGMAKQSMAALVDQCEAWGLVAREPDPHDARARRVRFTATGLAWLQAFRSAVAQAEAEFGAEVGDAVAAVVRLGLEAYAGGDGGEP from the coding sequence ATGGCCTTCTCCCCGTATCCGCAGCCTCCGTCGGCCACCCTGGCTACCCGGGACGACGCCTGGCGCCTCACCCACCTGGGCCGCCTGCTCGGCCATGCCATGCGCCGCTTCGACGCGCGTGTGCTCGAACTGATGGCGCACGATGTGCAGGTCCCTCTGGCGCTGTCGCACCTGGCCGCCCGCGACCAGGTCAGCGCGGCCCACATCCACATCACCCGCCACCTGTCGCTGCAGGGCGACCGGCTCACCGACCTGGCGGCGCGCGCCGGCATGGCCAAGCAGTCGATGGCCGCGCTGGTGGACCAGTGCGAAGCCTGGGGCCTCGTGGCGCGCGAGCCCGACCCGCACGACGCGCGGGCGCGACGGGTGCGTTTCACCGCCACGGGCCTGGCTTGGCTGCAGGCCTTCCGCAGTGCGGTCGCGCAGGCCGAGGCGGAATTCGGCGCGGAGGTGGGCGATGCCGTGGCCGCTGTCGTGCGGCTGGGCCTGGAGGCGTATGCGGGAGGCGATGGCGGGGAGCCGTGA
- the recA gene encoding recombinase RecA, with product MDAPVKNNAANSEKAKALQAALAQIEKQFGKGTIMRLGEGEAIEDIQVVSTGSLGLDVALGVGGLPRGRVIEIYGPESSGKTTLTLQVIAEMQKQNGTCAFVDAEHALDIQYAQKLGVHVPDLLISQPDTGEQALEIVDSLVRSGAVDLIVVDSVAALTPKAEIEGEMGDALPGLQARLMSQALRKLTATIKKTNCMVIFINQIRMKIGVMFGSPETTTGGNALKFYASVRLDIRRTGTIKKGDEAIGNETKVKVVKNKVSPPFKTAEFDILFGEGISREGEIIDMGVNARIIEKSGAWYAYNGEKIGQGRDNAREFLRENADLAREIENKVRDGLGVSQLPPVAAGAAAGDEA from the coding sequence ATGGACGCACCCGTCAAGAACAACGCCGCCAATAGCGAAAAGGCCAAGGCCCTGCAGGCAGCCCTCGCCCAGATCGAAAAGCAGTTCGGCAAGGGCACCATCATGCGCCTGGGCGAAGGCGAAGCCATCGAGGACATCCAGGTCGTCTCCACCGGCTCGCTGGGCCTGGACGTCGCCCTCGGCGTGGGCGGCCTGCCCCGCGGCCGCGTGATCGAGATCTACGGCCCCGAATCCTCCGGCAAGACCACGCTCACGCTGCAGGTCATCGCCGAGATGCAGAAGCAGAACGGCACCTGCGCCTTCGTCGATGCCGAGCACGCGCTCGACATCCAGTACGCCCAGAAGCTCGGCGTGCACGTGCCCGACCTGCTCATCAGCCAGCCCGACACCGGGGAGCAGGCCCTGGAAATCGTGGACAGCCTCGTGCGCTCCGGCGCCGTGGACCTGATCGTGGTGGACTCGGTCGCCGCACTGACCCCCAAGGCCGAAATCGAAGGCGAGATGGGCGACGCGCTGCCCGGCCTGCAGGCCCGCCTGATGAGCCAGGCGCTGCGCAAGCTCACCGCCACGATCAAGAAGACGAACTGCATGGTCATCTTCATCAACCAGATCCGCATGAAGATCGGCGTGATGTTCGGCAGCCCCGAGACCACCACGGGCGGCAACGCGCTGAAGTTCTACGCCTCCGTGCGCCTGGACATCCGCCGCACCGGCACGATCAAGAAGGGCGACGAGGCCATCGGAAACGAGACCAAGGTGAAGGTGGTGAAGAACAAGGTGAGCCCGCCCTTCAAGACGGCCGAGTTCGACATCCTCTTCGGCGAAGGCATCAGCCGCGAGGGCGAGATCATCGACATGGGCGTGAACGCCCGCATCATCGAGAAGAGCGGCGCCTGGTACGCCTACAACGGCGAGAAGATCGGCCAGGGCCGGGACAACGCACGCGAGTTCCTGCGCGAGAACGCCGACCTGGCCCGCGAGATCGAGAACAAGGTGCGCGACGGCCTGGGCGTCTCGCAACTGCCGCCCGTGGCAGCCGGCGCCGCTGCCGGCGACGAGGCCTGA
- a CDS encoding sensor histidine kinase, with protein sequence MKIFQREQRSLFGEILDWMLTPLLLLWPVSLALTWLVAQGLANKPFDRALEYNAHALAQLVTVQDGRAQFNLPQPAGEILRADESDIVYYQVLGPRGEFLSGERDLPRPPPPDDDRPLSGQVRLRDAELRGIEIRVAAIWVRLPVPGAPAALVQVAETREKRSVLATEIIKGVMLPQFVILPLAVLLVWLALARGIQPLHRLEERIRARDPDDLSPLDHRAVPLEVAPLVDSVNDLLRRLQDSLATQKRFLADAAHQLKTPLAGLRMQADLAQREGTSTEDLKRSLQQIGRASVRATHTVNQLLALARAEAGGAVLARQPVDLARLVREAVRDCVPRALEKSIDLGYEGAQPADPGVWVDGNPTLLKELARNLLDNAINYTPSSSGRPGVVTARVLADPFGRIVLLQVEDSGPGVPEAERELVFRPFYRALGTDADGSGLGLPIVLEIARQHGAQVRLEDAHPGLNPPGACFSVRFAAGDDPQPA encoded by the coding sequence TTGAAGATCTTCCAGCGCGAACAGCGGTCGCTTTTCGGGGAGATCCTCGACTGGATGCTCACGCCGCTGCTGCTGCTGTGGCCGGTGAGCCTGGCGCTGACCTGGCTCGTGGCCCAGGGGCTGGCGAACAAGCCCTTCGACCGGGCACTGGAGTACAACGCCCACGCACTCGCGCAACTCGTCACGGTGCAGGACGGCCGCGCGCAGTTCAACCTGCCGCAGCCCGCGGGCGAGATCCTGCGCGCGGATGAATCCGACATCGTTTACTACCAGGTCCTGGGCCCCCGGGGAGAGTTTCTGTCCGGCGAGCGCGACCTGCCCCGGCCGCCGCCGCCCGACGACGACCGCCCGCTGTCCGGCCAGGTGCGGCTGCGCGACGCGGAGTTGCGCGGCATCGAAATCCGCGTGGCGGCCATCTGGGTGCGTCTGCCGGTGCCGGGGGCTCCCGCCGCGCTGGTGCAGGTGGCGGAAACACGGGAAAAGCGCAGCGTGCTCGCCACCGAGATCATCAAGGGCGTGATGCTCCCGCAGTTCGTCATCCTGCCGCTCGCCGTGCTGCTGGTCTGGCTCGCGCTGGCACGCGGCATCCAGCCGCTGCACCGGCTGGAAGAGCGCATCCGCGCACGCGATCCGGACGACCTCTCCCCGCTGGACCACCGGGCGGTGCCGCTGGAAGTGGCTCCGCTCGTGGATTCGGTGAACGACCTGCTGCGGCGCCTGCAGGATTCGCTGGCCACGCAAAAGCGCTTCCTGGCGGACGCGGCCCACCAGCTCAAGACCCCGCTGGCGGGCTTGCGCATGCAGGCCGACCTCGCGCAGCGCGAAGGAACCAGCACCGAAGACCTCAAGCGCTCGCTGCAGCAGATCGGCCGCGCCAGCGTGCGCGCGACCCACACGGTCAACCAGCTGCTGGCGCTGGCGCGCGCGGAAGCGGGCGGTGCCGTGCTGGCGCGGCAGCCGGTGGATCTGGCGCGCCTGGTGCGCGAGGCCGTGCGCGACTGCGTGCCACGGGCGCTGGAGAAGTCCATCGATCTCGGCTACGAGGGCGCCCAGCCGGCGGACCCCGGCGTGTGGGTGGACGGCAACCCGACCCTGCTCAAGGAGCTGGCGCGCAATCTGCTGGACAACGCGATCAACTACACGCCTTCGAGCAGCGGCCGACCCGGGGTGGTGACCGCGCGCGTGCTGGCCGATCCGTTCGGCCGCATCGTGCTGCTGCAGGTGGAGGATTCCGGCCCCGGTGTGCCGGAGGCGGAGCGCGAACTGGTGTTCCGCCCTTTCTACCGGGCGCTGGGCACCGATGCCGACGGTTCGGGCCTGGGCCTGCCCATCGTGCTGGAGATCGCGCGCCAGCATGGCGCGCAGGTGCGGCTGGAGGATGCCCATCCCGGCCTGAATCCACCGGGGGCATGTTTTTCGGTGCGATTCGCTGCCGGGGACGATCCGCAGCCAGCGTGA